One stretch of Mangifera indica cultivar Alphonso chromosome 9, CATAS_Mindica_2.1, whole genome shotgun sequence DNA includes these proteins:
- the LOC123225417 gene encoding endoglucanase 8-like isoform X3, with translation MSFSITMLAWSVIEFGDSMGSDLQHALDAVRWGTDYLMKATSFPDFIYVQVGEPYNDHNCWERPEDMDTARTPYAISKQFPGSEVAAEIAAALAASSIAFRYTDFSYSVDLIRRARRVFDFADQYRGFYNDTLQPWVCPFYCDFSGYQDELLWGAAWLYRATLKSFYWDYVVKNAHNLGNYNEFGWDNKNAGINVLVTRLKTSNADLFIENADKFACSLLPESPARSVEYSPGGLMFKDGGSNLQHATALSFLVLVYSRYLEESKREVSCTCSLKADKNRFIQLAKSQVDYILGSNPLGLSYMVGYSGNFPQRIHHRASTLPSIDKHPDFIDCNGGKAYSDSNNPNANELTGAVVGGPFKNDTYPDDRVNFPQSEPTTYINAPFVGVLAFFKSHSSS, from the exons ATGTCCTTCTCAATAACGATGCTGGCATGGAGTGTAATAGAGTTCGGCGACTCCATGGGCTCGGACCTGCAACATGCATTAGATGCTGTGCGGTGGGGAACTGATTATTTAATGAAAGCAACCAGTTTTCCCGACTTTATATACGTTCAAGTTGGTGAGCCTTATAATGACCACAACTGCTGGGAGAGGCCTGAAGATATGGACACAGCTAGAACCCCTTACGCCATTAGCAAACAGTTCCCAGGCTCAGAAGTTGCTGCTGAGATTGCAGCTGCACTTGCTGCCTCTTCCATAGCCTTTCGATACACTGATTTTAGTTATTCTGTGGACCTCATCAGAAGGGCAAGAAGG GTTTTTGATTTCGCAGATCAGTACCGTGGATTTTACAATGACACTCTTCAGCCCTGGGTCTGCCCGTTTTATTGTGACTTCAGTGGCTACCAG GATGAATTGCTCTGGGGAGCAGCATGGTTGTATAGGGCAACTTTGAAATCTTTTTACTGGGACTATGTTGTGAAGAACGCACACAATCTAGGAAACTACAATGAATTTGGCTGGGACAACAAAAATGCTGGCATCAATGTGCTTGTTACCAGG CTTAAGACCTCTAATGCTGATCTCTTCATTGAAAATGCTGATAAGTTTGCTTGTTCCCTGTTGCCTGAATCACCTGCAAGGTCAGTCGAGTATTCACCAG GTGGACTTATGTTTAAAGATGGAGGAAGCAATTTACAGCATGCCACAGCGTTATCCTTTCTGGTTCTTGTTTACAGTCGCtatttagaagaatcaaaaaGAGAGGTTTCTTGCACTTGTAGCCTTAAAGCTGACAAGAATAGGTTCATACAACTGGCAAAAAGCCAG GTGGATTATATACTTGGAAGCAACCCACTGGGGCTGTCATACATGGTTGGATATTCGGGTAATTTCCCTCAGAGAATCCATCATCGGGCTTCAACTTTACCTTCCATTGATAAACATCCAGATTTCATTGACTGTAATGGTGGAAAAGCATACTCTGACAGCAACAATCCTAATGCCAACGAGCTAACTGGGGCTGTTGTTGGAGGACCTTTTAAGAATGATACATATCCTGATGATCGAGTAAATTTTCCTCAATCAGAGCCCACCACATACATTAATGCACCTTTTGTGGGCGTTTTGGCTTTCTTCAAATCACATTCATCTAGTTAG
- the LOC123225417 gene encoding endoglucanase 4-like isoform X2, producing MTMKLVSFFLLVLAMVVTVRSHDYGDALTKSILFFEGQRSGKLPSNQRMTWRKDSGLKDGTEIGVDLTGGYYDAGDNVKFNFPMSFSITMLAWSVIEFGDSMGSDLQHALDAVRWGTDYLMKATSFPDFIYVQVGEPYNDHNCWERPEDMDTARTPYAISKQFPGSEVAAEIAAALAASSIAFRYTDFSYSVDLIRRARRVFDFADQYRGFYNDTLQPWVCPFYCDFSGYQDELLWGAAWLYRATLKSFYWDYVVKNAHNLGNYNEFGWDNKNAGINVLVTRLKTSNADLFIENADKFACSLLPESPARSVEYSPGGLMFKDGGSNLQHATALSFLVLVYSRYLEESKREVDYILGSNPLGLSYMVGYSGNFPQRIHHRASTLPSIDKHPDFIDCNGGKAYSDSNNPNANELTGAVVGGPFKNDTYPDDRVNFPQSEPTTYINAPFVGVLAFFKSHSSS from the exons aTGACAATGAAGTTAGTAAGCTTTTTCTTGTTGGTGTTGGCAATGGTGGTGACTGTGAGGTCGCATGATTATGGAGATGCATTAACGAAAAGCATTTTGTTTTTCGAAGGACAGAGGTCAGGGAAACTGCCCTCTAACCAAAGGATGACTTGGAGGAAGGATTCTGGACTTAAAGATGGCACTGAAATTGGT GTTGATTTAACGGGTGGCTATTATGATGCTGGTGACAATGTAAAATTCAACTTTCCAATGTCCTTCTCAATAACGATGCTGGCATGGAGTGTAATAGAGTTCGGCGACTCCATGGGCTCGGACCTGCAACATGCATTAGATGCTGTGCGGTGGGGAACTGATTATTTAATGAAAGCAACCAGTTTTCCCGACTTTATATACGTTCAAGTTGGTGAGCCTTATAATGACCACAACTGCTGGGAGAGGCCTGAAGATATGGACACAGCTAGAACCCCTTACGCCATTAGCAAACAGTTCCCAGGCTCAGAAGTTGCTGCTGAGATTGCAGCTGCACTTGCTGCCTCTTCCATAGCCTTTCGATACACTGATTTTAGTTATTCTGTGGACCTCATCAGAAGGGCAAGAAGG GTTTTTGATTTCGCAGATCAGTACCGTGGATTTTACAATGACACTCTTCAGCCCTGGGTCTGCCCGTTTTATTGTGACTTCAGTGGCTACCAG GATGAATTGCTCTGGGGAGCAGCATGGTTGTATAGGGCAACTTTGAAATCTTTTTACTGGGACTATGTTGTGAAGAACGCACACAATCTAGGAAACTACAATGAATTTGGCTGGGACAACAAAAATGCTGGCATCAATGTGCTTGTTACCAGG CTTAAGACCTCTAATGCTGATCTCTTCATTGAAAATGCTGATAAGTTTGCTTGTTCCCTGTTGCCTGAATCACCTGCAAGGTCAGTCGAGTATTCACCAG GTGGACTTATGTTTAAAGATGGAGGAAGCAATTTACAGCATGCCACAGCGTTATCCTTTCTGGTTCTTGTTTACAGTCGCtatttagaagaatcaaaaaGAGAG GTGGATTATATACTTGGAAGCAACCCACTGGGGCTGTCATACATGGTTGGATATTCGGGTAATTTCCCTCAGAGAATCCATCATCGGGCTTCAACTTTACCTTCCATTGATAAACATCCAGATTTCATTGACTGTAATGGTGGAAAAGCATACTCTGACAGCAACAATCCTAATGCCAACGAGCTAACTGGGGCTGTTGTTGGAGGACCTTTTAAGAATGATACATATCCTGATGATCGAGTAAATTTTCCTCAATCAGAGCCCACCACATACATTAATGCACCTTTTGTGGGCGTTTTGGCTTTCTTCAAATCACATTCATCTAGTTAG
- the LOC123225417 gene encoding endoglucanase 8-like isoform X1 has protein sequence MTMKLVSFFLLVLAMVVTVRSHDYGDALTKSILFFEGQRSGKLPSNQRMTWRKDSGLKDGTEIGVDLTGGYYDAGDNVKFNFPMSFSITMLAWSVIEFGDSMGSDLQHALDAVRWGTDYLMKATSFPDFIYVQVGEPYNDHNCWERPEDMDTARTPYAISKQFPGSEVAAEIAAALAASSIAFRYTDFSYSVDLIRRARRVFDFADQYRGFYNDTLQPWVCPFYCDFSGYQDELLWGAAWLYRATLKSFYWDYVVKNAHNLGNYNEFGWDNKNAGINVLVTRLKTSNADLFIENADKFACSLLPESPARSVEYSPGGLMFKDGGSNLQHATALSFLVLVYSRYLEESKREVSCTCSLKADKNRFIQLAKSQVDYILGSNPLGLSYMVGYSGNFPQRIHHRASTLPSIDKHPDFIDCNGGKAYSDSNNPNANELTGAVVGGPFKNDTYPDDRVNFPQSEPTTYINAPFVGVLAFFKSHSSS, from the exons aTGACAATGAAGTTAGTAAGCTTTTTCTTGTTGGTGTTGGCAATGGTGGTGACTGTGAGGTCGCATGATTATGGAGATGCATTAACGAAAAGCATTTTGTTTTTCGAAGGACAGAGGTCAGGGAAACTGCCCTCTAACCAAAGGATGACTTGGAGGAAGGATTCTGGACTTAAAGATGGCACTGAAATTGGT GTTGATTTAACGGGTGGCTATTATGATGCTGGTGACAATGTAAAATTCAACTTTCCAATGTCCTTCTCAATAACGATGCTGGCATGGAGTGTAATAGAGTTCGGCGACTCCATGGGCTCGGACCTGCAACATGCATTAGATGCTGTGCGGTGGGGAACTGATTATTTAATGAAAGCAACCAGTTTTCCCGACTTTATATACGTTCAAGTTGGTGAGCCTTATAATGACCACAACTGCTGGGAGAGGCCTGAAGATATGGACACAGCTAGAACCCCTTACGCCATTAGCAAACAGTTCCCAGGCTCAGAAGTTGCTGCTGAGATTGCAGCTGCACTTGCTGCCTCTTCCATAGCCTTTCGATACACTGATTTTAGTTATTCTGTGGACCTCATCAGAAGGGCAAGAAGG GTTTTTGATTTCGCAGATCAGTACCGTGGATTTTACAATGACACTCTTCAGCCCTGGGTCTGCCCGTTTTATTGTGACTTCAGTGGCTACCAG GATGAATTGCTCTGGGGAGCAGCATGGTTGTATAGGGCAACTTTGAAATCTTTTTACTGGGACTATGTTGTGAAGAACGCACACAATCTAGGAAACTACAATGAATTTGGCTGGGACAACAAAAATGCTGGCATCAATGTGCTTGTTACCAGG CTTAAGACCTCTAATGCTGATCTCTTCATTGAAAATGCTGATAAGTTTGCTTGTTCCCTGTTGCCTGAATCACCTGCAAGGTCAGTCGAGTATTCACCAG GTGGACTTATGTTTAAAGATGGAGGAAGCAATTTACAGCATGCCACAGCGTTATCCTTTCTGGTTCTTGTTTACAGTCGCtatttagaagaatcaaaaaGAGAGGTTTCTTGCACTTGTAGCCTTAAAGCTGACAAGAATAGGTTCATACAACTGGCAAAAAGCCAG GTGGATTATATACTTGGAAGCAACCCACTGGGGCTGTCATACATGGTTGGATATTCGGGTAATTTCCCTCAGAGAATCCATCATCGGGCTTCAACTTTACCTTCCATTGATAAACATCCAGATTTCATTGACTGTAATGGTGGAAAAGCATACTCTGACAGCAACAATCCTAATGCCAACGAGCTAACTGGGGCTGTTGTTGGAGGACCTTTTAAGAATGATACATATCCTGATGATCGAGTAAATTTTCCTCAATCAGAGCCCACCACATACATTAATGCACCTTTTGTGGGCGTTTTGGCTTTCTTCAAATCACATTCATCTAGTTAG